In the genome of Streptomyces sp. Tu 3180, the window TCCCCCGACCGGCCGCATTCGGCTCGCCGTGCGAACCAGCCGGGGGCAGGATGACGGGCGTGACCAGCACGCCGATCGTCGTGCATCGACCCTCACGTACGAACCGGCCGGAACGTCACCAGACACCCACACAGACGCGACAAGAAACCCGGCACCGCCTACAGCGACCACCACCTGGACGTGCTCCTCGAAGCCGCCGGCACAGCCGACCCCGACGCCACCCCGGACGACCCGCAGCAGGGGCAACGGCACGGCAGCCACGCCCACGAGGCCACCTGAGTACATACCCAGGCATGGTCCGGTGCTCCTTCGGGACGCTGTGCCCCGTGCCGAGGAAGTCGCGAGACCAGATCACGGAAGGACCCGGCCCATGACCACGACGGCACAGGACATCCTCACCCTCAAGCTCGAGCGCACCTTCGACCAGATGGACGCCAACCACGACGGCTACCTGGACTGGACGGACTACCAAAAGCTCGCCGACCGCTACATCCAGGCCTACCGGCTCGACAGGAACGACCTCCGGACCCGGGCACTGCAGACCTTCTGCCAGATCTACTGGCTGGAGCTGCTGCGCCACGCGGGCGTGGACGGGGACCGGCTCACCAAAGAACAGTTCGTCACGGCCAGCCGCCTGGCGGTCATCGATACCAGCCGCCTGAACGTGACCGAAGGCGGCGGACACGCGATCTTCGACATCATCGACGTCGACGGCGACAACGAGATCACCAAGGACGAGTTCGCCCGCTTCCTGAGGGACGTCTGGAAGAGCGACACACCCGACGCGATGGACATGTTCACCAGGCTCGACACCGACGGGGACGGCGCGATCTCGCGCCACGAGTTCATCCGCGCGATCCGCGAGTACTACTTCTCCAACGACCCGGACGCACCGGGC includes:
- a CDS encoding EF-hand domain-containing protein: MTTTAQDILTLKLERTFDQMDANHDGYLDWTDYQKLADRYIQAYRLDRNDLRTRALQTFCQIYWLELLRHAGVDGDRLTKEQFVTASRLAVIDTSRLNVTEGGGHAIFDIIDVDGDNEITKDEFARFLRDVWKSDTPDAMDMFTRLDTDGDGAISRHEFIRAIREYYFSNDPDAPGSLFFGHV